The DNA window GACCACTGAGCCCGGCTGAGCGGGACGGGCGGTGGCGAGGGAAGAACGGGCTGAGCCTACGGAATCTCACTCCCCGGATCTGGTATGGGTGCCCGGGGTGCGCGAAGATCTTCCGAACAGCAGACCGGAGGCCCAGCCGCATGACCGCCGCCGAACAGCCCGGCTCACCGCCGGCCGACGAGACCCCGCGCAGCCGTCTCGCGGCCGAGCTCAGGTCCGCCTACGAGAACGGGGCCCGGGTGAAGGATCTGGCCGTGGTCTCGCACCGGGCGCAGAGCGAGGTGCGGCGGCTGCTGCGGGAGGCGGGCGCGGTACTCGGCGGGGGTGCGCGGCGACGGCCGGTGCGGTGGACACTGCCCGCGCCGGGGGCCGGTACCCGGGCGGCGGTGGGCGGGGCGGGCACTGAGCGGGCGTCCGGGCCGCCGAAGTTGCCGAGGATGCCGAAGCTGGTGGAGCCGCCGGGATTGCCGGACACGCCGGAGCCGCCGGTGGGGCGGCGGCGGGTGCCGGCCAGGGTGGTGCGGGTGGGGGTGGAGACCTGCTTTGTGGTCCTGCCGGAGTGGCGGGCGGCCATCGCGGTGCCGGTGGCGACAGAGGTGCTGCTGACCGCCACCGGGCTGCCGTACGGGGAGCTGTCCGGAGCCGAGTTGACGGTGCTGGCGCGGCTGGAGGCGCTGCATGACCGCGAACTCGCGGTGGCGGATTGGCAGTTGGCCGGTCAGTCGCGGGGTACCGGGCTCTCGTAGGCGGTGCGGAGCCGCACCGGCACGTTCGCCCCGGCATGTTCGGGTAACTCGGCGGTGGCCCCACCTGGTGTGCTGCCGGGGCGGGGCCACCGCCTGGTGTGCCGGACGGCCGAGCCTGCGCCGTAGCGGTTGACGGGTGAGCTCGGCGTCAGCGGACGGCGGTGCCCGCGCCCGAGGTGCTCTGGACGCCCTGGCCGATCTGGACACCCTGACCGACCTCGCCCGCCTGCGGCTGGGTGCCCTGGCCGCCCGCCGAGGTGCCGCCGGAGGCCACCGCGCCGGTGGTGTTGGCCCAGGCGGTGGCCAGTTGGGTGACCGGGAGTGCCTGGCCCACGGCGACGCCGGGCGGCAGCGCGGTCGCCGGGCCGGGCGGCTGGGTGGAGGCGGCGGCGATGGAGTCGAAGTCGACCACGCCGGTCTTCTCCAGCACGGTGATGTGGTCCAGCACGATGGTGTTGGCGCTGTCGGCCAGTTGCCGGACCAGGGTGTTGCGGGTGCTGTTCCGGATCTTGGCGATGGCCTGGAAGATCAGACCGTGCTGGGTACGCAGCAGTTGGGCGAAGACCCGGTCGAAGTCGGCACCCTGGGCGGCCTGTTCCTGGCGGAGGAAGTCCTGCTGCTGCTGAGAGGGCTCGTTGGGCAGTCCCATGCCCAACTGGGCGGCGATCTTGAGGGCCTGCTCGTCCAGCTTCTTGTGGCCGTCCAGCAGGTGCTTGCCCGCCTCGTGCACGGTCGGGTTGGTGGTGTGCGTCTGGGCCATCATGCCGCTCGGCAGCTCCCAGAGGCCGGCCAGCCGCACCTTGGTCACAAAGGTCCGCTCATCGGGGGTGAGCGGGCCGAACGCGGTGTTGACGATACCGCCCGGCAGGCCGTCGGAGGCCACGGTCTGCGCTGCCGGGGCGGTGCCCCCGCCCTGCTTGTAGACCCAGAGCGGGACGATCACCGCCACCAGGCCGACAGCGAGCATCCGCAGCAGCCGCGACTGCCCCGGGCCGCCCCGGGACTGCCCTCGCGCGTCCGTCGACGATCGGTGGGGCGTACGCATACGCATCAGGTCTCCTCGGTGGCGGTGGGAGCCTGCGGTGGAGCAGGGCTGCCGGTGCGGGCGGTCGGTGGGCCGCAGCGGCTGGGCGCACGCGGCGGTCGCCTTTCGTACGCCCCGCCGGACGCTCCGGTTCAGTTCGGCAGCAAGGGTCGGTGAGACGGCCGTGCCCGCTCCCGGGCGGGGAGCGGGCACGGCAGGGCACGGCCGGGCAGGCGTTGGGTGGTGCGGGTGGTGGTGCGGGCGTCACCGGGCGGGGGCGGGCTCCCAGCGGTCGGCGGTCTCGTCCTCCTCGCCGGTGAAGGCCCGCCACAGCCTGGCGTATGCGCCGTCGGCGGCCAGCAGTTCGTCGTGGGTGCCGTCCTCCACCACCCGGCCACGGTCGAGGACGACCACCCGGTCGGCGCGGGCGGCGGTGCTGAGGCGGTGGGCGATGACCAGGGTGGTGCGGCGGCCGGCGAGGCGGTCGGCGGCATGGTTGACGGCGGCCTCGGTGGCGAGGTCGAGCGCGGCCGTGGCCTCGTCGAGCAGCAGGATGTCCGGGTCGACGAGTTCGGCGCGGGCCAGGGCGAGGAGCTGGCGCTGGCCGGCGGAGAGGTTGCGGCCCCGCTCGGAGACGCGGTGCAGATAGCCGCCGGGCAGCCGGGCCACCATCTCGTGGGCGCCGACGGCGCGGGCGGCGGCCTCCACCTCGGCGTCGGAGGCGTCCGGTCGGCCGTAGGCGATGGCGTCGCGGACCGTGCCCGCGAAGAGGTGGGCCTCCTGCGGGACGACGCCGAGGCGGTGCCGGTAGGCGGTGAGGTCATAGGCGCGCACATCGGTGCCGTCGACCCGGACGGCGCCGCCGGTCACGTCGTAGAACCGGGCGACCAGCTTGACCAGGGTGGACTTGCCCGCGCCCGTCTCGCCGACCAGAGCCACGGTCTGGCCGGGCGGGATGCGCAGCGAGATGCCGGTGAGGGCTTCCGGCTTGCGGTCGCCACCGCCGTCGTAGGCGAAGTGGATGTCGTCGAAGTGGACCTCGCCGCGCAGGTCGGGGACGGGCAGCGGGGCGGCGGCGGCCGGGGTGCCGGTGGGGGTGCGCAGCAGTTCGCGGATGCGGGCGAGGCCGACGGCCGCCTGCTGGTAGCCGTCGAAGATCTGGGAGAGCTGCTGCACCGGGGAGAAGAAGAGGTCGATGTAGAGGAGGTAGGCGACCAGGGCGCCGGTGGTGAGGGTGCCGGAGCCGACCCGATGGGCGCCCTCGATCAGGACCAGCGCGGCGGCCGTGCTGGAGAGGAACTGGACGAAGGGGAAGTAGAGCGCGATGTAGAGCTGGGCGCGGGTGCGGGACTGGCGGTACTCGTCGCTGCGGGCGACGAAGCGGTCGGTGTTGACGCCCTCGCGGCGGAACGCCTGGACGATCCGCATCCCGGCGACGTTCTCCTGGAGGTCGGCATTGACCGTGGAGACCTTCTCGCGGGCGAGCGTGTACTGGGCCGAGGACTTCCTGCGGAAGACCAGGGTGGCGATCACCAGCACCGGCAGGACGGCGAAGACGGCGAGGGCCAGCCCGGCGTCGATGATCAGCAGGGCGGCGAAGATGCCGACGAAGGTGAGCAGGCTGACGACGGCGGTGACCACGCCGGTCTGGAGGAAGGTGGAGAGCGCGTCCACGTCGGTGGTCATCCGGGTCATGATCCGGCCGGACAGCTCGCGCTCGTAGTAGTCCAGGCCGAGCCGCTGGAGGTGCGCGAAGATCTTGACCCGCAGGACGTAGAGGACCCGTTCGCCGGTCCGGCCGCTGACCCGGGTCTCGGCGGTCTGCACCAGCCAGTCGAGGAGGACGACGGCGAGCGCGGCGAGGGAGGCGGCGGCCACCCCGGCGAAGGCGGCCTTGCTGACGCCGTCGTCGATGCCGTGCCGGATCAGGACGGGCAGGGACAGGCCGGCGGCTGCGTCGAGCGTCACCAGCAGCAGGGCGGCGGCGAGTGGGCGGCGGAAGGGGGCCAGCAGGCGGCGCAGGCTGAAGTCGGGGTCGGCGGCGCGGGCCTGGTCCAGGGGATGTCCGGGGTGTCCCGGGCGGGCGGGAGGGCGGCGACCTTGGCGAGCAGTTCGGGGGTGGCCGACATCGAGCCGAGGCTGCGGGAGACCGGGCCGTCACCACCGGCTGCGGGGGTGGGGGTCGGGGTGGCGGGGTCGGTGCTGTCGGTGTCGGGGTACTGCTCGCGGTCCCAGAGTTCGGGGGTGGTGGAGGTGGCGGGGTCGACGGGGGTGGTGGGGGTGGTGGGGTCGGCGGGCGTGGTGGCGGCGGGGGTGGTGAGGCTGGTGGGACCGGCGGCCGGGTCGGGGGTGCGGATGTCGGCGGCCAGGGTGTCGGGGTCGGTGAGCAGGGTCCGGTAGAGCGGACATCGGGCGTCGAGTTCGTCGTGGGTGCCGAGGTCCACGAGGCGGCCCCGGTCCAGTACGGCGATCCGGTCGGCGAGCTGGAGGGTCGAGCGGCGGTGGGCGATCAGCAGGGTGGTCC is part of the Peterkaempfera bronchialis genome and encodes:
- a CDS encoding DUF4142 domain-containing protein; amino-acid sequence: MRTPHRSSTDARGQSRGGPGQSRLLRMLAVGLVAVIVPLWVYKQGGGTAPAAQTVASDGLPGGIVNTAFGPLTPDERTFVTKVRLAGLWELPSGMMAQTHTTNPTVHEAGKHLLDGHKKLDEQALKIAAQLGMGLPNEPSQQQQDFLRQEQAAQGADFDRVFAQLLRTQHGLIFQAIAKIRNSTRNTLVRQLADSANTIVLDHITVLEKTGVVDFDSIAAASTQPPGPATALPPGVAVGQALPVTQLATAWANTTGAVASGGTSAGGQGTQPQAGEVGQGVQIGQGVQSTSGAGTAVR